A genomic region of Pseudobacteroides sp. contains the following coding sequences:
- a CDS encoding SMI1/KNR4 family protein: MSVKEIKWSTDEKVDKNIINGVEKLWNIAFPRQYVDIVSNHNSSVPEVKNEDGEWKSGIINIPNWSSRSASFRLLSYNKSKYSDTPVIVATNEIFKDSVPDTSKIFAFAQDGAGNLLLFDYRKSSEPSIVFIDHEQSRSEDDLSDFELEEKSVEEWLEDNLYPVCNSFEELIDRIYPDFD; this comes from the coding sequence ATGAGCGTTAAAGAAATAAAATGGAGTACAGATGAAAAAGTAGATAAAAATATCATTAATGGAGTAGAAAAACTATGGAATATAGCGTTTCCACGACAGTATGTTGATATTGTGAGTAATCACAACTCAAGTGTGCCGGAAGTAAAAAATGAAGATGGAGAATGGAAGAGTGGAATAATTAACATTCCAAATTGGTCTAGTAGATCAGCAAGTTTTAGGTTGCTTTCGTATAATAAAAGTAAATATTCTGATACCCCTGTGATTGTGGCAACAAATGAAATATTCAAAGATTCTGTTCCAGACACGTCGAAAATTTTTGCATTTGCCCAAGATGGAGCAGGTAACTTACTATTATTTGATTATAGAAAAAGCTCAGAGCCATCAATTGTATTCATTGATCATGAACAATCAAGATCAGAAGATGACCTATCAGACTTTGAACTTGAAGAAAAGTCAGTCGAAGAGTGGTTAGAGGATAATTTATATCCAGTATGTAATTCATTTGAAGAATTAATTGATAGGATATATCCTGATTTTGATTAA